The DNA region GGGCTGCGGCCAGCACCTTTATTCGGTCTCTAGCGAGGGGCAGCGCGGGACCGGCCCCGCTACGCGGCCCCGGGCGCAGCCGGGCGGGGGGaccgggcgggggcgggcacGGCCAGCGCGGGGGACTGGGGACCGGGCACGGCCGGTGTGGGGACGGGGCTGAGGGGCGGGACCGGGGACCAGGGACCGGGGACAAGCACGGCTGGCGCAGGGGACGGGCACGGCTGGCacaggggacagggcaggggacaggcacaGCCGGCACAGGGGACAGGGCAGCGGACGGGCACAGCCAGCACCGGGGCCAGGGCATGGCCAggacaggggacagggcaggggacaggcacgactggcacaggggacagggcaggggacaggcacaGCCATCCCAGGGTACAGACACAGCTGGCACAGGGGACAGGCACGGCCAGCgtggggggggacagggcaggggacaggcacgGCCACCCCAGGGCAGAGGCAtggctggcacagcagcaggcacagccagcaAGAGGAGacagggcaggggacaggcacaGCTGTCTCGGCCCCCCAGCAGACACCCCAGGGGACCAGCCCCTCGCCCTGGCCgtgcctggggaaggggccCAGGAGAGGCCCCAGGGCAGCGGCGCAGGACGCAGCCCCGCCGGGGCAGCAGCAGTGTCTAAGCAATGTCCGAGGGCCCTGGCCCAGAGCGGGGCCCCCCCTCTGCACCGGGAGGGTCCCCACAGAGGCCACGCCGTGGGTGGGGGTGCGCTGTCAGAGGACGCTCTCCTTGCAGGTCCCGCTGAGGCTCCGTGGGCGGCTGCGCTCCAGCTGGCGGGCGGACAGGAGCCGGCGCAGGGATGAGGTGGAGCTCAGGTCCCCGCAGCTCTGCAGGTGGATGCCTTCGTGGGGCCGCTCCGCTCCTGGCCAGGCGCTCCAGGGAACCTGCAACCCCGTGGGGACAGGCTGCAGCCGCGCAGCCGGCACCCCAGCCCATGGCACCCCTGCCCATGGCACCCCTGCCCGCGGCACCCCACGCTCACCCGCCCCGCGGGACAGCCCACGCTccgggggcggccgggcaggCACGTGAGGCAGGACAGCAGGGGTGCCAAGGGATGGCGGAGGCGTGTGTCATGCATGTACGCTGTCATTAAGGATGGGCTCGTTCCTGGCAGGGCCTCCTGGGCTGCGCAAGGTCTCCAGCGTCCTGTAAGCCGAAGCTGGGACATCCCAGCAACTGCCTCCGGGCTGCAGTGACTCAGGGGCAAAGCCAAAGCCGTTGCGACACGCACGATTTTCCTGCTTGCAGCTACAGCGAGGGCCAAGGGGAAGGGGCCACCATGCCAAGAAGGGCTGGGCGAGGACAACGCCACAGGAGGgaggctctgcctgcagcccctgcctgcggCGGGTGTGCCGACACCACAGGGTGCGTGGCAGGGGGATGGAGACCCCAGAAGGGCCAGCGTGACGGTGCTGATGGGGGCTGGAGAGTGGGAGAGGGTGTGGATGGGGCTCCCTTGGAAAGGGGAGCTGCCCCTGTCCCCTGGGCACCGCGGCTGCCGGAGCTCACCTGCTTGTGCCCCTGGGAGCTGTGCCCAGGCGCCTCCACGCCGGCAGCCGGGCTGCGCTTGGGTCGCTGCAGGAACCTGGCCACCAGCCCGCGGGTGCCCCGGCAGACCTTGAGGTCCCCCAGGGAGCGGGTTGTTGTCTTCGACAGCTGCTGCATCACCTTCTTGGAGGGCAGCAGCTTGCTCTTCCCTGCCAAGCCGGCCCGGAGCAGTGGGGGGGAGTCACAGTGCGAACGGCGGAGCAGGCAGGCCTCCGAGCACAGTCCTGCAGAGATGCCGCTGTTGGATGCTGGGACCCTGCTCCTGGTGGgacccatccctgcagcccctgggggtcctgtctcccctccccagccagtaGGAACGGTACCACGGCGGGTCTCTGTCATCCCAGCCCCCCTGGGGTCAGTCCCAGCCCCAAAGGGCTGCAGAAGCactcccccaccctccccactTCCCTGTATATCCCTGTACGTCCTGGTACTCTGACCTGTATCCGCAGAGGAGTTGGACACGGTGTCCTCCAGTGCTTTGGTATAAAGTAATTCCCTGAAATCTGCTGGGAGCAGAAAGAGCACACTCAGGCTTTGGCAGCGCCCGCACTGCTGTGCGGCCCACCAGCCCCGGCAGCACGACccccccagcatctccctcccagcccagcaccccccgccTGCTCCCCCCATTCCCCTGGGACAGCCGCCCACCTCAGATGGGCTCTAATCCCGCCAGGCCACAGAGAAACACAGCCAAAACCCATGGCACATCCCAGCTGCACCGGTCAGACACAGCCGCATGCACGTCCCCGCTCCGGCAGCCATTGCCACCTACCAGCATCACCGGCCGTCAGGACGCCGGGGTCACTGTGCGACCTCACGAGCAGACGCTggctcagccctggggctggggacgaGGGGCAGGAGGTCTCGCTGTTGCGCCGTGGGTGGCAGAGGTGCccggcgccgggccccgcggggcaGCCACCCCTGCGCCCCTGCAGCGAGCCCTTCTCCTTGAGCCGCACCTCGGGGAAGCAGGGGCCAACGCAGCGGGCCAGTCCCTCCAGGCGATTGCAGCTGTGGGTGACTGCCCCCCCCACCAAGATGCCGTCGTGGCCGGGCTCCGCTGTGGAGCAGGAGTAGGAGCGCTCCCCCCGCACCCGGGGCTGTGGCGTCTCCTCGAAGGGCCCCTGCAAGCCCAGCGTGGGGCTGCGCGCGTGGTGGCTGCACTGCACACAGTCCACGCTCAGGCAGTAGTCCGCGCGGCTGCGCTGGATGGAGCGGAAGAGGACGTAGTCCACGGAGCGCATGgagccctgcagctccagcaggcaTGAGTCCTCTGAGGGGCTGCTGTCCCCGGGGATGTCCATGATCTCAGACATGATCAGGGACCCGCTGTCCATGGACACTGCAAGGAGCGGAGTGGGCGTGGGTGAAGAGCTGCCGGTTAGGGCTGGTCCTGCCATGgcccctctcccatcccactgatGCTCCTGGCCCGAGGCATGCCGACGGGGCACACTCACCTTCTCCGCTGAGCACGATGGAAGGCACGCGGTCGCAGGTGCAGGCGTGCGAGCCGTCTGTCAGCTGTGTGTCAAACAGGGTGGCCTGTGGGATGGTGCGGtcagggcacaggcagagcaggagcccagccctgcctagCCACCCCCTGTCTGCAGTCCCCCGTCTCCCACCTGGCtgtccccccgcagccccatCACGGTCTCATAGGATGGGGGGAAGTCGGTTGGGTAGAGGGGCACGGGGCTGTCCATGGAGCCATTGTAAGTGATACTGCAGAAGCAAGAGCAGAAAAGCCACGTTGGGTGGGACGAGCCCTGCCTGGGGGCAAATGGGCCGCCCACTCCTGCGCCGCGGTGGCCCCACTGCCAGCCGGGTACCTCTGCGCATCAGTCTCGGAGCTGCAGGTGTACTCGGGCGGGTAGTAGGGGGGTGGTGGCACGGGGGGCACAAACTCCTCAAAGTCCATCATGCTCTGCAGAAAGGTGTCGGGGGGGGACGTGCATTCCAGCGTCATGGAGCTCGAGCGCTGGGGgaccagctgcagggagaggagggagagctgggacccccagcccagAGATCCAGCAAGAGATGCATGTCCTGTGACTTAATCTGCACCCAGCTGGGGCCGGGTCCTGCCCTGGCACCCCTGGGCCCTACCAGCCTGGGagcgctgctccccagccccgtctgctcctgggctggggctgggactcACCACATGGACGATGTCGAGGGAGAAGATCTGGATGCAGCACACAACAGCAGAGAGCGTGCAGATGATGGTGGAGAAGATGGTCAAGCCGCAGACGCTGAAGAGGAGATCCTGGGGAGGAGCGGGACGAGTTGCAGATGCCCGCAGAGCGTGGCGGGACGTGCGGCTGCTCCCCGGGGAGTCCTTGCCCCCCTGGGTCCCCCACCTTGAGTGCCACGCGGATGCTCCGGCAGTCGGGGTTGGGGAACATGGTCAGCATCTcgctctgctggctgcaggaggcaggcagaggctCCGAGTGGGCCTGGCAGCAGACACACGAGTCCCTCTCCTGGGGACAAGGAACACCGTAGGGACCTCTGGATGCCGTGCTCCCCCCCCGAGAGCCACTGGTGCGTCCAGCCACTAGACCCTGTGCTCCACAGCTGCCCGTGTccccagagccctgcagccagagacgAGCTGCGCTCAGCTGCCCGGGCACGCAGGGGCAccgcagcagcccccagccagccTCACCCTCTCGCAGGCCTCCAGGGACTTCACCAGCTGCGCGTTCTGGCAGGACAGGATGGACCCAGCGAGGCTCAGCATGACACCCAGCACCGACAGCAACGTGAAGAAGGTGatctgcagcagggaggagaggggctgccagctgggcagggctgcggAGCAGGGAGCCAACGCACGTGGCTGCACATCTGGGGGTACGTGGGGCCGCTTGGTcccccccgcgctgccctccccagcctggccccctGTCTGCGGAGGGGTCAACTCCAAACACCTACCACCAGCGTGAGCGGCCGCTTCCAGGAGACGATGCCAACGAGACCAGACAGCGCCAGCTGCAGACACACAAGCCcggggatgaggatgaggaggggtCTCTGCCAGGCAGTgggccccagagcagcccccgCCCTTGGGCAGAGCCCCCCAAGCCCTGCGGGCCCAGAGCCGGCCCAGGAGCAGCCTCAGTGCCGCAAGCCTGGAGAAACTGCTGATTCAAGGCACCGGGGAGCCTGGGGACTGCGGGCAGCTCCATGCTGGGCAGTGAACCCGGGCTGGGATCTGTGTGTGCCATGGGGGCACAGTGGGGGACCCCAGGCCTTCCAGGGCCCTGCCCTCACCCCGTGTACAGCAGGCAGAGCATCCCGCCACTGGGCtcgggagcagggcagggctgcctggtCCCCCgccctgctgccactgcagcacCCCACgcacccctccctgcctgcggcTGCACAAACTCACTCAGGGTTTGTCCAGAAGCGTGTCGCCTCAAGACGCATACCCCGGATAGCCCCCCTCGCTCTGGGGTCCCCGTCCCTCACCCCCGGGATTCTCCCACAATGCTCCGTGGCAGCCATGGGCACAGGGTGCGGGAGCAGCGGGGCTACACTCCCCTGGGACCGGCGGCAAATTGAGCATCCAGGGAGCCCCACGgacccagcagagcagctctgtgccagaCCCCTCCGactgctgccccagccccagacTCACCGAGAAGCCGGCCCAAGACGGGCAGGAGTGCCGGATCTTGGCGGAGGGTGTGATGGTGGCCGCCACCAGGCTGAAGGTGACGATCAGGACACCCAGGATCACTTGGATgaagcccagcaccagcaggatCTGCAGCCAGGTCCGCTGGACGGGGAGGTGGGTGAGGCTGCGAGACGTGCGGCCGGTCAGCGAGCGGCTGGAGTCGCTGGGGGAGGGCATGGCTGGCCCGGGCGGCGAGCCGGGGCAACCGGCCCCCGAGCCCCGGGGCGACCGGCAGCACCGCGCCAGGacggggccggcccgggggcAGCAGGAACGGACGCTCTGCGGGAACGGGCCGGGCTCCACCTTTCGCCTCCCCGAGGATGCTGACGGCggctcttccctgcccccccccgccccgcggggcagcgCCCACGCGGGACGCGGGGCCCCCAGAAGCTCCGCGGGGGTGTCCTGGGAACAGAACCGGCCTCAGCGGTACCTCCGCATCCCggccggggagcgcggccccggggctTCCTCCTCTCTCGCCGTCCCTGCAgcgccgggcccccgccgcgggaTCATGCCGCCCTGCGGAGCCCGAGAACCGCCGCCCGGGACGCGGGGCCCGGGCCaggccgccggcccccggggcagcgccgggagACGGGAGCCGCGGGCCGGGCAGCGGGCGAGGGTCCGGCCGCCGCCCGGGAGCATCCtccgggggcagcgggcgcgggggccggggcgcccggggaggcgggggagtCCCGCTGCCGggagccccccccggccccgggccggcaCCGGCGGGCGGCTACCGGCGGGCTCGGCGCCCcacgccccgcagccccggcccggcgcggagCGGCTGGCGGGGACGCCCGGGCGGGGAGATgctgcggggagcgcggccgaGCATcgcccccgccgagccccggcggCGGCCTCCGGGATCCCCGCTCCGCCGGGGCCGGTGGCCGCGGCAGGAGGCGGGCGGCAGAGCGGGCGCGGCCGAGGCGCAGGGCAGCTCCGGGcacctcccgccgccgcccgcaccCCCGGCAGCTcgggccgcgcccgccccggggccgcccctgcggcacgccgggagctgtagtccggGCCCGCCCCAGCGGGAGGCCCCGGCGCTCCCGCCCGCTCCCCTCTGCAAGGCACGGAGGCGGCAGCACGCAGTGAAACTTCGTTTATTCcttaaataaaacctgaagGCGGCTCGGCCTCGGGCACAGCAACACGCAGGAGGCCGCGGCAGGAGCTGCCCCACGGGGGGGGGAACGGCCGCGGCCGGAGCAGGGACCACCGCCGGCGCCCACAGATGAAGGCACGGACCCTCTCgccagcccaggggcagcagggacaAACCCGGGAGCGTTGGAGAGGAGATGGGGCAAAGCAGAACTCGTGAGACTCATCCCAGCAGCATCAGGGCCCCCCCGGACCCCGGTACCTGGGAGGGGGGCCAgcggggacacggggcaggTGTTGGGCAGCGTGTGCACAGTGCCTGGCTCAGCCCACAAGTAGGGGACAGAgggccctggggaaggggcaggcgCTGGATGAAGGGTGTGGGGGGAAGCGAGGGGGTTctggccccaggcaggcagagaaggggaagggagacgCTGCTCCCCGCCTTGCTGGAGGCGAGGGGGTACCAGGAGCCCTCCTCCGTGCCCAGCCCAGCTTTACGGTTCACCGCATGCAGTGCTGGACGGCTGCAGCTGGGCACACAGGCTAAATGCAGGaaacccccccccagcagcacggGCACCACTgctgcctgtcccagccccgCTCTCCTCCCTGCGCTGGGAGCAGGCACGGCTCAGCAACGGGGAGAGGGAGAGCACGGGGAAAGGGAGCAGAGTGGGGCTGCCTCTGAGctcagcaccctggggacagagccagCCCCTCCCCACCGGAGCAAGCCCCTGGGGGAAGACAGTGACAATGTTCCGGGCAGAGAATGAGGTCCTGCATCAAAGGGAAGGCAGGCAAAAGCCTCGAGGGAAGAGCCAGCCCCTGTGCGCCCCGGGACTGGGCACACAGGGAACCCTTCGTGCCCCAGGGCATGCAAGTGGCATGGGCAGGTGGGGAGACAGGAGAGCCCTGGCACCGCAGGGAAGGTGAGCAGCCGCTTCGGTCCCTGTCACGCACCTGGAGGAGGCTCCTGGTGCCGGAGGGGAGGGCGATGACAGGCGCAGGGCTTGGCCATAGCACCTCCCATCCCGCTCCTTTCCCAGTCCACTGAGGGAAAGGGACCGGCGCAAACCAGAACAGCCTCCATCCGTGAGGAAAGGGGTTAGAGCAGCAGACGATTCAGGCACCAGCACTTCCAAGCTGGGATGAGGCAGCCTCTGACAGCTGATGCAGACACACGGGGATCCAATGAAAGTGCAACTTGGATTTCCTCTTCCTTAGAAAGAGCCCACGTGTGATGAGAAGCCAGGGCCCCCGCCCAGCTAGGGTGCCCGGAAGGCATTGGTGGCGGCACCCGCAGCAGCGTTGGCCGCCGCGGTGCGCACCGCCTGGTTGGAGAAGACCCCCGCAGCAAACTCCTCCTGCGCTTTCTGGAAGCTGGCGCCCGTCCGGCGGTACAGAGAGTGGATCTGGAAGAGAGCGGCAGGCTCAGGGTCAGCGCGCCAGCCCCGTTCCAGGCCCCCGATGAACAGAGCTGTGCCCTTGCGCCTGCCAAACCCACCCTCATCCTCCCAAAGGGGTGCTCCGGCCCTGAGGCTCGATCCAAACTCACCTTTTTCAGCATAATGATGCCCAACACAGCCACTGCTGTGAAGAACAAGGACACCAGAATCATCATCACAGCCACGGCTGTGTTCGTCCGCAGTGCTATCAGGCTCAATATCCAGCCGCTGCAAAACAAGAGGTGGTTTCCCACGGGTTCCCTCTTCCCCACCTGCCTCCCATTCCGGGGTGGCCAGGGCTCCCCAGGGTCAGCACAACGCGCACCTGAATCCCCAGTTTGGTATGCCAATCGCCTGCAGCACGTACACCACGTTCTGGGCAAAGAAGACGAAGAAGAAGACAAAGAAGTTGAACGAACTGTCACTCCTGGGAGAAAGAGACAGGTGAGGTTAGGCAATGGAAAACAATTCTCAAACCTTCCTCGAAGCGGGGGACGCAAGGAGAACACGCAGGCCCCAGAGGTGCAGCCACTGGTTAAGGGGCTTAAAGCAAGGAGAAATCTGAGGAAGAGGCATAAGGCAGCGCAGGGATCTCCAACAGCAAGGCCCACAGGAAAGCACATTCCTGTGACCTCTGAAGAGCCCCATCCAAAGCAAGATTTGGTCCTCAGCCAGAAGCTCAGCACAGAATCACCACATCCCCCAGACCCAAAGGCCACACAAGGAGCTAGGACACCATCGGTGCCGCACTCAGGGCGAGGGCCTGTTCTACTGAGCAGCCCAGTCTCCCCAGCTTCACGCACCAGCCTTGCGGCCATCCCACCCCGCCACTTTGCTGGCCGGGGAGCTCAAGCAGATACACACCTGAAAGCTTTGTACATCGGCCTATACCAGCAGACAAAGGAGCAGGGTGTGTAGAGGAGAGCCCAGAGAATGGAGAGGCCGAACCCAGAACCGGACGAGGGGTCCACACAGAACCAGGCCAGCGAGGACAAGAAGTTCAGGAAGAGAGCAATGGTGCTGGCTGAGAGAGGACATCGGTCAGGCAACGCAAGCAAggttccccctgccccaccaaGGGCTCAGCCCCCTAGACCTGGGCACTGCGCATTAACTGTGActtctccagagcagcagcGTTCACTCGCACGCAGAACGCTCattcctctacctcctcccagGATCTGCCCTTAGCTTTCCCCCAGGGACTCACCCATCCAGAGGTAATACATGGTGGAAACGGTCTTCTGGAAGTCAGCAGGGATCTCCACAGGGATGTCTTGGTAGAAGCAAGGCTTCACCGGGCAGAAGGACGGCAACGGGGGCCAGTTGTTCAGCCTCgctgcagagggaaggaggcGAGAAGGAGAGAGCAGCAGTGCCCGTGCCGGGGGGGCCGAGGGGAAGGCGGCCGCCgtccctccccggccccgcaggcCACTCACTTGCAGCGCCGCCGAGGGCCGCGTtctgcagctccctctcccGCCGGTCCAGCTCCTCCGCCTTCCGGTTCAGCTCCTCCTGCCgcttcagcagctcagcagtGGCGGCTGCCGCCGAGGCCTGCGGGGGGAGCGCAGGCCCTGGGGCTCCCGCCTGCTCCCCCGGCCCACCCCGCGGCGGCCGAgcggccgcctccccgccccggtaCCTGCGTGCCGTAGGAGCCGTAGTTCCGGGGCTCCGTGGGGCTGGTTTtccgcgggggctgcgcggccgCCTGCGGCGGGGCCATGCCGGCCGATGGCAGGGGCGACGGAGCCGCCGACGGGGCCTGGtacggcggcggcggctgcaggaaggagaagggggcgGTGAGGCGCCGCTCGCCGCGGGGagggccccgccgcagcccgccCGGCTCACCGCGCTGCTCTCGAAGGGGTTGTAGGCGTCCAGCGCCGCGCGCTCGGGAccgggccggggctgcagcgCCGCCGGGTCCTGCAAGAGACGGGGCCGGTGGGGACTGGGGCCGGTGGGGactggggcggggcggggccgggccggggccgcccctgcccctc from Pelecanus crispus isolate bPelCri1 chromosome 22, bPelCri1.pri, whole genome shotgun sequence includes:
- the SCAMP3 gene encoding secretory carrier-associated membrane protein 3 — protein: MAQRGGPAVLPDNPFQDPAALQPRPGPERAALDAYNPFESSAPPPPYQAPSAAPSPLPSAGMAPPQAAAQPPRKTSPTEPRNYGSYGTQASAAAATAELLKRQEELNRKAEELDRRERELQNAALGGAATRLNNWPPLPSFCPVKPCFYQDIPVEIPADFQKTVSTMYYLWMASTIALFLNFLSSLAWFCVDPSSGSGFGLSILWALLYTPCSFVCWYRPMYKAFRSDSSFNFFVFFFVFFAQNVVYVLQAIGIPNWGFSGWILSLIALRTNTAVAVMMILVSLFFTAVAVLGIIMLKKIHSLYRRTGASFQKAQEEFAAGVFSNQAVRTAAANAAAGAATNAFRAP
- the ENTREP3 gene encoding protein ENTREP3, coding for MPSPSDSSRSLTGRTSRSLTHLPVQRTWLQILLVLGFIQVILGVLIVTFSLVAATITPSAKIRHSCPSWAGFSLALSGLVGIVSWKRPLTLVITFFTLLSVLGVMLSLAGSILSCQNAQLVKSLEACERERDSCVCCQAHSEPLPASCSQQSEMLTMFPNPDCRSIRVALKDLLFSVCGLTIFSTIICTLSAVVCCIQIFSLDIVHVLVPQRSSSMTLECTSPPDTFLQSMMDFEEFVPPVPPPPYYPPEYTCSSETDAQSITYNGSMDSPVPLYPTDFPPSYETVMGLRGDSQATLFDTQLTDGSHACTCDRVPSIVLSGEVSMDSGSLIMSEIMDIPGDSSPSEDSCLLELQGSMRSVDYVLFRSIQRSRADYCLSVDCVQCSHHARSPTLGLQGPFEETPQPRVRGERSYSCSTAEPGHDGILVGGAVTHSCNRLEGLARCVGPCFPEVRLKEKGSLQGRRGGCPAGPGAGHLCHPRRNSETSCPSSPAPGLSQRLLVRSHSDPGVLTAGDAADFRELLYTKALEDTVSNSSADTGLCSEACLLRRSHCDSPPLLRAGLAGKSKLLPSKKVMQQLSKTTTRSLGDLKVCRGTRGLVARFLQRPKRSPAAGVEAPGHSSQGHKQVPWSAWPGAERPHEGIHLQSCGDLSSTSSLRRLLSARQLERSRPRSLSGTCKESVL